A single genomic interval of Osmerus eperlanus chromosome 14, fOsmEpe2.1, whole genome shotgun sequence harbors:
- the osbp2a gene encoding oxysterol-binding protein 2, which yields MSELVKSLPSPTLSWVQSPGSDTYKGYLFKWTNYLKGYQRRWFVLSNGLLSYYRTQAEMAHTCRGTITLATAHIEVGDTCHLVLTSGGRSYHLKATSDVECQHWVAALQQAKANATHLMHHSDDSGDECPVPQQDRNLTQGALNTLASKLDDLNTCNELIGKHGAALQRSLSELEDLRGHSDGTDKLKTVNERATLFRITSNAMINACRDFLDVAETHSRRWQRALQYEREQRHHLEETIEQLAKQHNSLERAWREAPSAHTAEGAGSNQERDDSDENEDTEFFDAMEDSPSFITVTATDHSQHKRSGSNQSIMSGGVPTEWSHDDNDLSGSNHLQLRRTRRSRIPDKPNYSLNLWSIMKNCIGKELSKIPMPVNFSEPLSMLQRLTEDLEYCEILDRAARCDSSLDQMCLVAAFSVSSYSTTVHRTAKPFNPLLGETYELDRLDEYGYRSICEQVSHHPPAAAHHVTSQRGWTLWQEITIDSKFRGKYISVMPLGSIHLQFHSCGNHYVWSKITSTVHNIIVGKLWIDQSGDIEIANHRTKDTCHLKFSPYSYFSRDVPRKVTGVVANSEGIAHYILSGTWDDKMESAKIVESSRGCGGSEGKQKTVYQTLQPKLLWKKYPLPANAENMHFFSSLALTLNELEDGVAPTDSRLRPDQRLMEAGLWDEANTQKQRLEERQRLDRRRREAQANQALEEGQEIEGYQPLWFERKTDDSSGESSYVYRGGYWEAKDRQDWSQCPEIF from the exons ATGAGTGAACTAGTGAAGAGTTTACCGTCCCCTACTCTTTCATGGGTTCAGTCCCCTGGATCGGACACCTACAAAGGTTATCTCTTTAAATGGACCAACTACTTGAAGGGCTACCAACGTCGTTGGTTCGTCCTTAGCAACGGCCTTCTTTCATATTACAG GACACAGGCAGAAATGGCACACACCTGCCGGGGCACCATCACCCTTGCAACAGCACACATCGAAGTGGGAGACACTTGCCACTTGGTGTTAACCAGTGGAGGACGCAGCTACCACCTGAAGGCCACGTCAGATGTGGAGTGTCAGCACTGGGTCGCTGCCCTCCAGCAGGCCAAGGCCAATGCCACCCACCTGATGCATCATTCAG ATGACTCAGGAGACGAGTGTCCCGTGCCTCAGCAGGATCGAAACCTGACCCAGGGGGCCCTCAACACCCTGGCCAGTAAGCTGGACGACCTCAACACCTGCAACGAGCTCATTGGCAAGCACGGTGCTGCTCTGCAGCGCTCCCTCAGCGAGCTTGAGGACCTGCGTGGCCACAGCGACGGCACCGACAAACTCAAGACTGTCAACGAGCGTGCCACGCTCTTCCGAATCACCTCGAATGCTATGATCAAT GCATGTCGAGACTTCCTGGACGTAGCAGAGACACACAGTCGTAGGTGGCAGAGGGCCCTGCAGTATGAAAGAGAACAGCGCCACCATCTGGAGGAGACAATCGAGCAGCTAGCCAAGCAGCACAACAGCCTGGAGCGAGCCTGGAGAGAGGCTCCCAgcgcacacacag CTGAGGGAGCTGGGAGCAATCAGGAGAGGGATGACAGTGACGAGAATGAAGACACAGAGTTCTTTGACGCCATGGAGGACTCTCCCTCCTTTATCACAGTGACGGCCACTGACCACTCTCAGCACAA GCGTTCAGGCAGTAACCAGAGTATTATGAGTGGAGGGGTTCCCACTGAATGGAGCCACGATGACAAT GACTTGTCAGGTTCTAACCACCTGCAGCTACGTAGGACCCGACGCAGCCGCATCCCAGATAAACCAAACTACTCCCTCAACCTGTGGAGCATCATGAAGAACTGCATTGGAAAGGAGCTGTCCAAGATCCCCATGCCT GTCAATTTCAGTGAGCCGCTTTCGATGTTGCAGCGACTGACTGAGGACCTGGAGTACTGTGAGATCTTGGACAGGGCAGCTCGCTGCGATTCTTCTTTGGACCAGATGTGTCTGGTGGCTGCCTTTTCTGTCTCCTCCTACTCCACCACTGTCCACCGCACTGCCAAGCCCTTCAACCCCCTGCTGGGGGAGACATATGAGCTGGACCGCCTTGATGAATACGGCTATCGCTCCATCTGTGAACAG GTCAGCCACCACCCACCAGCTGCTGCCCACCATGTGACATCACAGCGAGGCTGGACCCTGTGGCAGGAAATCACCATTGACAGCAAGTTCCGGGGAAAGTACATCTCTGTCATGCCATTAG gcAGCATCCATCTGCAGTTCCACTCCTGTGGGAACCACTATGTGTGGAGCAAGATCACCTCCACAGTGCACAACATCATTGTGGGCAAACTGTGGATTGACCAG TCTGGGGACATTGAAATTGCCAATCACAGGACCAAGGACACCTGCCACCTCAAGTTTTCTCCCTACAGCTACTTCTCCAGAGACGTCCCTCGCAAG GTAACAGGGGTAGTGGCCAACAGCGAGGGGATAGCTCACTACATCCTGTCAGGCACGTGGGATGACAAAATGGAAAGCGCCAAGATTGTGGAAAGCAGTCGGGGGTGTGGAGGATCAGAGGGTAAACAGAAGACCGTGTACCAGACCCTCCAACCCAAACTGCTGTGGAAAAAATACCCTCTTCC GGCTAATGCTGAGAACATGCACTTCTTCTCTTCCCTGGCTCTGACACTGAATGAGCTAGAGGACGGAGTGGCCCCAACAGACAGCCGCCTGCGGCCTGACCAACGCCTTATGGAGGCGGGGTTGTGGGATGAGGCCAACACCCAGAAACAGCGTCTGGAAGAGCGTCAGAGACTAGacagaaggagaagggaggcgCAGGCCAACCAGGCTCTAGAggaag GCCAGGAAATAGAAGGCTACCAGCCACTGTGGTTTGAGAGGAAAACAGACGATTCTTCGGGAGAGAGCAGCTACGTGTACAGGGGAGGGTACTGGGAGGCCAAGGACAGACAGGACTGGAGCCAATGCCCAGAGATCTTCTAa